In the Variovorax sp. S12S4 genome, one interval contains:
- a CDS encoding polysaccharide biosynthesis tyrosine autokinase, with protein sequence MNAPQQAALPMPALEEEGEGINLVEYLDILVDNRWLIAIVTAAALFLGVAYAFFGKPMYEANVAVQVEDSGNSAGSFLGDAASSLLSVKTPAAGEIEIIKSRAILAQAVENTKLYISAQPRYAPVVGSWLSRRATDLSNPGFMGLSGYVTGTEKIVVPQFDVPADLEEQQFSLTVQADNRYELAHPGIETPLQGAIGTPLVANLPGGSLRLLVSSVSAKPGAQFRLVRFSKQLTLLSLQDGLKVVEKGKQSGVIDVSWKHPSPEKLTQLLNEIGRLYVRQNIERKAAEAEKTLGFLDTALPQFKKQLEQSEDLYNRYRNENGTVSLDDEAKNALTQTVDLQSRLLEAQQKRRELSARFTDKHPSIQTLDTQISAWKGEIASVDSRIRKMPLLQQNTVQMQRDIKVNTDLYVSLLNSSLQMRLAKEGKVGNVRLLDDAIIPEEPVWPKRPLILALALLLGLMAGVAAAIARNSFFGGIRNPSEIEMHTGLSVYSSIPLSGAQRMIDRSIENKAPGLHILALQHSEDPAVESLRSLRTALQFAMLEAPNNRLLISGATPGVGKTFVSVNFAAITAASGKKVLLVDADLRKGRVNQFFSMSRSSGLSELIAGTLSLEKAVRPSVLPNLDVITTGVLPPNPAELLLSDSFSQLLEKLSPSYDLVIIDTAPVLVAADTASVAPLAGSLLLVARAEKTQLGELNESVRRLAHAGCSANGVILNAMDLSRRHAGSSSYKYGGYRYIHYKYKNNRDTT encoded by the coding sequence ATGAACGCACCCCAGCAAGCCGCCCTGCCGATGCCAGCGCTGGAAGAAGAGGGCGAAGGAATCAACCTCGTCGAGTACCTCGACATCCTCGTGGACAACCGCTGGCTCATCGCCATCGTGACCGCGGCGGCCTTGTTCCTCGGCGTTGCCTATGCCTTCTTCGGCAAGCCCATGTACGAAGCCAATGTGGCGGTGCAGGTGGAAGACTCCGGCAACTCGGCGGGCAGCTTCCTGGGCGACGCAGCGTCTTCGTTGCTGAGCGTGAAGACCCCCGCCGCGGGCGAAATCGAGATCATCAAGTCGCGCGCCATCCTGGCGCAGGCGGTGGAAAACACCAAGCTCTACATCAGCGCGCAGCCCCGCTATGCGCCCGTGGTGGGCAGCTGGCTTTCGCGGCGCGCCACCGATCTTTCGAACCCCGGCTTCATGGGCCTGTCGGGTTACGTGACCGGCACCGAGAAGATCGTCGTTCCCCAGTTCGACGTGCCGGCCGATCTCGAAGAGCAACAGTTCTCTCTGACTGTACAAGCCGACAACCGCTACGAGCTGGCCCACCCCGGCATCGAGACCCCGCTCCAGGGCGCCATCGGAACCCCGCTGGTTGCGAATCTTCCGGGCGGCAGCTTGCGGCTCCTGGTCAGCTCCGTCAGCGCCAAGCCCGGGGCCCAGTTCCGGCTGGTCCGGTTCTCGAAGCAGCTGACGCTGCTGTCGCTGCAGGACGGCCTCAAGGTCGTTGAAAAGGGCAAGCAGTCGGGCGTGATCGACGTCAGCTGGAAGCACCCGAGCCCTGAAAAGCTGACGCAGCTGCTCAACGAGATCGGCCGCCTTTATGTGCGCCAGAACATCGAGCGCAAGGCTGCCGAAGCCGAAAAGACATTGGGCTTTCTCGATACCGCGCTGCCCCAGTTCAAGAAGCAGCTCGAGCAATCCGAAGACCTCTACAACCGCTACAGGAACGAGAACGGCACCGTCAGCCTGGACGACGAGGCAAAGAATGCCCTGACGCAGACGGTCGATCTGCAATCCAGGTTGCTCGAAGCGCAGCAGAAGCGGCGCGAGCTCTCCGCGCGCTTCACGGACAAGCATCCGAGCATCCAGACACTGGACACGCAAATCTCGGCGTGGAAGGGCGAAATCGCCTCGGTCGATTCGCGCATCCGCAAGATGCCGCTGCTGCAGCAGAACACCGTGCAGATGCAGCGCGACATCAAGGTCAACACCGACCTCTATGTGTCGCTGCTCAACAGTTCGCTGCAGATGCGGCTGGCCAAGGAAGGCAAGGTCGGCAACGTGCGCCTGCTGGACGACGCCATCATTCCGGAAGAGCCCGTCTGGCCCAAGAGGCCGTTGATCCTCGCCCTGGCATTGCTCTTGGGGCTGATGGCCGGCGTGGCGGCCGCCATTGCAAGGAACTCGTTCTTCGGCGGCATCCGCAATCCGAGCGAGATCGAAATGCACACCGGGCTCAGCGTCTACAGCAGCATTCCCCTGAGCGGCGCCCAGCGGATGATCGACCGAAGCATCGAGAACAAGGCGCCCGGCTTGCACATCCTGGCGCTGCAGCATTCGGAAGACCCCGCGGTGGAGAGCCTGCGCAGCCTGCGAACCGCCCTGCAGTTCGCCATGCTGGAGGCGCCCAACAACCGCCTGCTCATCTCGGGTGCGACGCCCGGGGTCGGGAAGACTTTTGTTTCCGTCAATTTCGCGGCAATTACCGCCGCGTCGGGCAAAAAGGTTCTCCTGGTCGATGCCGATTTGCGCAAGGGCCGGGTTAATCAATTCTTCTCAATGTCTCGATCTTCCGGTTTATCCGAATTGATCGCGGGCACATTGAGCCTCGAAAAAGCGGTTCGTCCGTCGGTTCTGCCGAATCTGGACGTGATAACGACCGGGGTGCTTCCGCCCAACCCCGCCGAATTGCTCCTGAGCGACTCTTTTTCGCAACTTTTGGAAAAACTGTCGCCAAGCTATGACCTGGTGATCATCGATACGGCGCCGGTGTTGGTGGCTGCCGACACGGCTTCGGTGGCACCGCTCGCAGGCTCGCTGCTGCTGGTGGCCCGCGCCGAGAAAACCCAGCTGGGCGAATTGAACGAGAGTGTCCGGAGATTGGCGCACGCGGGCTGTTCAGCCAATGGCGTTATTTTGAATGCTATGGACTTATCGCGGCGCCACGCCGGTAGCAGCAGCTACAAATATGGCGGTTACCGTTACATACACTATAAATATAAAAACAACAGGGATACCACCTAG
- a CDS encoding sugar transferase has product MLAIGVFLSSGAPVLYSQPRYGRGGRVFKFYKFRSMLPNSAQILEEHLKNDPVARQQWDDYQKLENDPRITRFGKFIRKTSLDELPQFWNVLVGDMSLVGPRPCMLDQKGLYGADWSFYCAVRPGITGLWQVSGRNQLSYKKRVALDVTYVETLSVGRDIGIFIRTIWVVAVGHGSR; this is encoded by the coding sequence TTGCTTGCCATTGGCGTTTTTCTGAGTTCCGGAGCTCCCGTTCTTTATTCGCAGCCGCGTTATGGACGGGGAGGGCGCGTGTTCAAGTTCTACAAGTTCCGCTCCATGCTGCCCAACTCCGCCCAGATCCTCGAGGAGCACCTCAAGAACGATCCCGTGGCGCGCCAGCAATGGGACGACTATCAAAAGCTCGAGAACGATCCCCGCATTACCCGCTTCGGCAAGTTCATCCGCAAGACTAGCCTGGACGAATTGCCGCAGTTCTGGAATGTGCTGGTTGGAGACATGAGCCTGGTCGGCCCCCGGCCCTGCATGCTCGATCAGAAGGGCCTCTATGGCGCCGACTGGTCGTTCTATTGCGCCGTGCGGCCCGGAATCACGGGCCTGTGGCAAGTGAGCGGCCGCAATCAGCTGAGCTACAAAAAACGCGTGGCGCTGGACGTCACCTATGTCGAGACGCTCTCCGTGGGAAGGGATATCGGCATTTTCATCAGGACCATCTGGGTGGTGGCTGTAGGCCACGGTTCTCGGTGA